The Microplitis demolitor isolate Queensland-Clemson2020A chromosome 8, iyMicDemo2.1a, whole genome shotgun sequence genome has a segment encoding these proteins:
- the LOC103572386 gene encoding kinesin-related protein 4 isoform X4, giving the protein MAELVENKTTSLVSKKQNDIVCGANSNIALINFDQITSSNQLLLSENNNDNDNDKEKGINGCIIVNNVDESSIKNIIDNELALMCLKNELEQENKKMLIDDGEKQVTNHHHQLELSTQLCQDLLGINNTQVIIATDIEHSNDTSQNILSTCENNSGETNSQQNNIKLVDLSYQDCNLVTAAASGARDDDDHDDDDDRTNLEASGLNTLIDFQEDAGKKTDEKTRILAVETKNAEESLIEDSLNNFIINWDEKNSVSDISNKCNDLEGKLLDSSDNFLKISESNRDEVLVNNENESSINFPSLEMNAIDWQDNGDFIFNNKLSAKDNNEIKWETKDTESSDKEVTVNVNIDNKNSAVTDSMSPSNIDSKILTETCLSTQDFIENKTIKNNSTEDLLIECSSNETVSLYRENSNEESLTGSSRQQEQQVKNSLLLTELNHFNAIDSPDPETLVNAQETNSQITGINLIQCVEQFTDTVVADDNWESGIQNSTDSAGIILGDSPATDTNDLTINNNNYCNLFTELTSNLGGSESSMTLSTLLVDQSPVCRDNFSHDLTNACNTESSEEVITTSTITSTTTKSSAKIKKKKIEGVIGNSDVTSQSPPQSSINTSRTKKVKKSKKKSDLEKENISVKSSFNKFDALTKKSVLHTRSSIDTAGQNGGCDANPNCRSCGKVVFQMEQTKAEGLIWHKNCFRCIQCSKQLNVDNYESHECTLYCKPHFKELFQPKPVDDSNRSPCPQKPEMIIRENHPKELPPDVVRASDKPDLGLEELSSLNVKSRFQVFEKSSTNEQMNDIEKSASLISVKRSPSILSKLAKFQAKGMDIGVADESLNGIPYEESSESEEEEDNEEDEEGDADIVKSKKSIRERPISFTKMDDMKNRWEVTSQQGRRESQREARKEEIAGIRSRLFMGKQGKMKELYQQAVATSERVTKINPADEIQCTTAHARSIKEKFERGEPITCSNEDEADSNSTSNKIKQEKPDEDVIAAGISRKSRSLFLELDASAAKSGRPMTPAAAVANSKSLTDTSRRARDVRADDVVRSTDTTEEIHVETSDISNKFKFFETYKEPEKERKQFRITPPRDGQVKVNSPEREIYRDPDVIRAEDKVDQLVHTDTTKKMLSIFRQMEEKATKEDVPDGPKPLKRFTPPPEDKYAKLTASDTDEEEDGEEEEDDGNDDITEEERRNPNYVRASDKMEDEFLKNAQNAANAKTLRAKFEQWEVNDKKINNHNTIVDEMELIKATNGDGEQASIESTRSLKARFESLGTPQVAESPRAPKVKVNRFVGIPTTVDVDVCESCQKKVYPLEKIETNNKIFHKQCFRCLQCNCILRMDSFTLNNGKLYCIPHFKQLFIVRGNYEEGFGIDQHKNKWISNGTLDISSQNPTSSPMIIDS; this is encoded by the exons ATGGCCGAACTAGTGGAAAATAAAACTACAAGCTTAGtaagtaaaaaacaaaacgatATTGTGTGCGGTGCCAATTCTAACATtgctttgataaattttgacCAAATAACTTCAAGTAATCAACTACTActtagtgaaaataataatgataatgataatgataaagaaaaaggGATAAATGGTtgtataattgtaaataatgtagATGAAagtagtattaaaaatataattgacaaTGAACTCGCATTGATGTGCCTAAAAAATGAACTTGAACAAGAGAATAAGAAAATGTTGATTGATGACGGCGAGAAACAAGTGACGAATCACCATCATCAATTGGAGCTTTCTACTCAGCTATGCCAAGATTTACTGGGCATCAACAACACTCAAGTCATCATAGCAACAGATATTGAACATTCCAACGACACGAGCCAAAATATTCTTTCTACATGTGAAAATAATTCTGGTGAAACAAATTCTCAACAGAATAATATTAAACTTGTTGATTTGAGTTATCAAGATTGCAATCTTGTCACTGCTGCTGCGAGTGGTGCTAgagatgatgatgatcatgatgatgatgatgataggACGAATTTAGAAGCGAGTGGCCTAAAtactttaattgattttcaagAGGATGCCGGGAAGAAAACTGATGAGAAAACTCGAATTTTGGCAGTCGAGACTAAAAATGCGGAAGAATCTCTTATTGAGGACtcacttaataattttataattaattgggatgaaaaaaatagcgTAAGTGATATTTCTAATAAATGTAATGATTTAGAGGGTAAATTATTAGACAgtagtgataattttttaaaaatttctgaaagtaACCGGGATGAGGTTTtagtaaataatgaaaatgagtcttcaattaattttccatcGCTAGAAATGAATGCTATCGATTGGCAAGATAACGGAgattttatctttaataataaattatcagcgAAAGATAACAATGAGATCAAGTGGGAAACAAAAGATACAGAATCATCAGACAAAGAAGTAACTGTAAATGTAaacattgataataaaaattcagcaGTAACGGATTCAATGAGCCCGTCAAATATTGATAGTAAAATTCTCACGGAAACTTGTTTGTCTACACAAgattttattgagaataaaacaattaaaaataatagcactgaagatttattaatagagTGTAGTAGCAACGAGACTGTTAGCCTTTATCGAGAAAATAGTAATGAGGAATCATTGACCGGCAGCAGCCGCCAGCAAGAGcaacaagtaaaaaattctttactgCTGACtgaattaaatcattttaatgcCATTGATTCACCAGATCCCGAGACTCTGGTCAATGCTCAAGAAACAAATTCTCAGATAACCggcataaatttaattcaatgcGTGGAACAATTCACTGATACCGTTGTTGCTGATGATAATTGGGAGTCAGGCATTCAAAATTCAACCGATTCCGCGGGAATTATTCTCGGCGACTCACCGGCTACTGATACTAACGACTTaactattaacaataataattattgtaatttatttactgaactAACAAGTAATTTAGGCGGTTCTGAGAGTAGCATGACACTTTCTACCCTATTAGTTGACCAATCACCAGTTTGCCGCGACAATTTCAGCCACGATTTAACAAATGCATGCAat ACTGAGAGTTCAGAGGAGGTGATAACTACTAGCACAATAACCTCGACGACGACAAAAAGTTcagctaaaataaaaaagaaaaagatcgAGGGTGTCATTGGTAATAGCGATGTTACATCCCAGTCTCCACCTCAGTCATCAATCAATACGTCGCGCactaaaaaagttaaaaaaagtaaaaaaaagagtgACCTCGAAAAGGAAAACATTTCAGTG aaGTCGAGTTTCAACAAGTTTGATGCCCTTACTAAAAAATCAGTCCTTCACACCCGCTCCTCCATTGatacg GCGGGACAAAATGGTGGGTGTGATGCGAACCCGAATTGCCGCAGCTGTGGCAAGGTTGTGTTTCAAATGGAGCAGACAAAGGCCGAGGGTTTAATATGGCATAAAAATTGCTTCCGATGCATTCAGTGCAGTAAGCAACTTAATGTCGACAATTACGAAAGCCACGAGTGTACGCTCTACTGCAAACCACATTTTAAGGAGTTATTTCAACCGAAACCTGTCGACGACTCGAATCGCTCTC CATGTCCGCAAAAACCGGAGATGATTATTAGAGAGAATCATCCAAAAGAATTGCCACCTGACGTTGTTagag cttCTGATAAACCGGATCTTGGACTAGAAGAACTGTCGTCACTGAACGTAAAATCACGCTTTCAAGTGTTCGAGAAATCATCAACAAACGAACAAATGAATGACATTGAAAAATCAGCGTCACTAATTTCGGTTAAAAGATCACCGAGTATTTTAAGTAAACTTGCTAA ATTCCAGGCCAAAGGCATGGACATTGGAGTAGCAGATGAATCATTGAACGGGATTCCGTATGAAGAATCAAGTGAAagcgaagaagaagaagacaaTGAGGAAGACGAAGAAGGTGATGCAGACATagttaaatctaaaaaatcaaTACGCGAACGTCCGATAAGTTTTACTAAAATGGATGACATGAAAAATCGATGGGAAGTGACGAGTCAACAAGGCAGACGTGAATCACAGCGTGAAGCACGCAAAGAAGAAATTGCCGGCATACGGTCAAGACTCTTTatg GGCAAGCAGGGAAAAATGAAGGAATTGTACCAACAAGCAGTAGCTACTAGCGAACGTGtcacaaaaataaatccaGCTGATGAGATTCAGTGCACTACAGCTCACGCACGttcaataaaagaaaaatttgaacgtGGCGAGCCAATAACTTGTTCAAATGAAGATGAGGCTGATAGTAACAGCActagcaataaaataaaacaagaaaaacCAGACGAAGATGTTATTGCAGCtg GTATAAGTAGAAAATCtcgaagtttatttttggaattggATGCATCTGCGGCCAAAAGCGGAAGACCAATGACACCCGCAGCCGCTGTAGCCAATTCAAAGTCTCTCACTGATACATCAAGACGCGCTAGAGAT GTACGAGCAGATGACGTCGTACGTAGTACAGATACAACAGAAGAAATTCACGTCGAGACATCAGAcatctcaaataaatttaaattttttgagacGTATAAAGAAccagagaaagaaagaaagcaGTTCAGAATAACACCACCTCGCGATGGACAAGTTAAG gTGAATTCACCGGAACGTGAAATTTACCGCGATCCGGATGTAATACGAGCGGAGGACAAAGTAGACCAGCTAGTTCATACGgatacgacaaaaaaaatgctttcCATATTCAGACAGATGGAAGAGAAGGCCACGAAAGAAGATGTACCTGATGGACCAAAGCCGTTGAAACGTTTTACTCCACCACCGGAAGACAAATATGCTAAACTCACAGCCTCTGATACCGACGAAGAGGAGGACGGCGAGGAAGAGGAGGATGATGGGAATGATGATATCACTGAGGAAGAAAGAAGAAATCCTAATTATGTTAGAGCTTCTGATAAG ATGgaagatgaatttttaaaaaatgcacaaaATGCTGCTAATGCTAAAACACTTCGCGCCAAATTTGAACAATGGGAAGTAaacgacaaaaaaataaataatcataatactATTGTTGATGAAATGGAATTAATAAAAGCGACAAATGGCGACGGTGAACAAGCCAGTATAGAATCAACCAGAAGTCTTAAAGCGAGATTTGAGTCTCTCGGTACACCACAAGTTGCCGAGTCTCCACGTGCACCTAAAGTCAAGGTCAACAGATTCGTG GGAATACCGACGACTGTTGACGTTGATGTTTGTGAGAGTTGTCAGAAAAAAGTTTACCCATTggaaaaaatagaaacaaacaacaaaatttttcacaaacaGTGTTTTAGATGTCTGCAGTGCAATTGCATTctcag aatggaTTCATTTACTCTCAACAATGGAAAACTTTACTGTATCCCGCACTTCAAACAACTGTTCATCGTCCGCGGGAATTACGAAGAAGGTTTTGGTATAGATcagcataaaaataaatggataaGCAATGGAACGTTAGATATATCATCTCAAAACCCAACGTCTTCTCCCATGATAATAGATTCCTAG
- the LOC103572386 gene encoding kinesin-related protein 4 isoform X5 produces the protein MAELVENKTTSLVSKKQNDIVCGANSNIALINFDQITSSNQLLLSENNNDNDNDKEKGINGCIIVNNVDESSIKNIIDNELALMCLKNELEQENKKMLIDDGEKQVTNHHHQLELSTQLCQDLLGINNTQVIIATDIEHSNDTSQNILSTCENNSGETNSQQNNIKLVDLSYQDCNLVTAAASGARDDDDHDDDDDRTNLEASGLNTLIDFQEDAGKKTDEKTRILAVETKNAEESLIEDSLNNFIINWDEKNSVSDISNKCNDLEGKLLDSSDNFLKISESNRDEVLVNNENESSINFPSLEMNAIDWQDNGDFIFNNKLSAKDNNEIKWETKDTESSDKEVTVNVNIDNKNSAVTDSMSPSNIDSKILTETCLSTQDFIENKTIKNNSTEDLLIECSSNETVSLYRENSNEESLTGSSRQQEQQVKNSLLLTELNHFNAIDSPDPETLVNAQETNSQITGINLIQCVEQFTDTVVADDNWESGIQNSTDSAGIILGDSPATDTNDLTINNNNYCNLFTELTSNLGGSESSMTLSTLLVDQSPVCRDNFSHDLTNACNTESSEEVITTSTITSTTTKSSAKIKKKKIEGVIGNSDVTSQSPPQSSINTSRTKKVKKSKKKSDLEKENISVNINTGDLSMHNNNSHHNYHNSVSSAEECILDQDDFSNVNVKTLTQCYTLESTKCKELTKFNKETIETGVSIKQLKSSFNKFDALTKKSVLHTRSSIDTAGQNGGCDANPNCRSCGKVVFQMEQTKAEGLIWHKNCFRCIQCSKQLNVDNYESHECTLYCKPHFKELFQPKPVDDSNRSPCPQKPEMIIRENHPKELPPDVVRASDKPDLGLEELSSLNVKSRFQVFEKSSTNEQMNDIEKSASLISVKRSPSILSKLAKFQAKGMDIGVADESLNGIPYEESSESEEEEDNEEDEEGDADIVKSKKSIRERPISFTKMDDMKNRWEVTSQQGRRESQREARKEEIAGIRSRLFMGKQGKMKELYQQAVATSERVTKINPADEIQCTTAHARSIKEKFERGEPITCSNEDEADSNSTSNKIKQEKPDEDVIAAGISRKSRSLFLELDASAAKSGRPMTPAAAVANSKSLTDTSRRARDVRADDVVRSTDTTEEIHVETSDISNKFKFFETYKEPEKERKQFRITPPRDGQVKVNSPEREIYRDPDVIRAEDKVDQLVHTDTTKKMLSIFRQMEEKATKEDVPDGPKPLKRFTPPPEDKYAKLTASDTDEEEDGEEEEDDGNDDITEEERRNPNYVRASDKMEDEFLKNAQNAANAKTLRAKFEQWEVNDKKINNHNTIVDEMELIKATNGDGEQASIESTRSLKARFESLGTPQVAESPRAPKVKVNRFV, from the exons ATGGCCGAACTAGTGGAAAATAAAACTACAAGCTTAGtaagtaaaaaacaaaacgatATTGTGTGCGGTGCCAATTCTAACATtgctttgataaattttgacCAAATAACTTCAAGTAATCAACTACTActtagtgaaaataataatgataatgataatgataaagaaaaaggGATAAATGGTtgtataattgtaaataatgtagATGAAagtagtattaaaaatataattgacaaTGAACTCGCATTGATGTGCCTAAAAAATGAACTTGAACAAGAGAATAAGAAAATGTTGATTGATGACGGCGAGAAACAAGTGACGAATCACCATCATCAATTGGAGCTTTCTACTCAGCTATGCCAAGATTTACTGGGCATCAACAACACTCAAGTCATCATAGCAACAGATATTGAACATTCCAACGACACGAGCCAAAATATTCTTTCTACATGTGAAAATAATTCTGGTGAAACAAATTCTCAACAGAATAATATTAAACTTGTTGATTTGAGTTATCAAGATTGCAATCTTGTCACTGCTGCTGCGAGTGGTGCTAgagatgatgatgatcatgatgatgatgatgataggACGAATTTAGAAGCGAGTGGCCTAAAtactttaattgattttcaagAGGATGCCGGGAAGAAAACTGATGAGAAAACTCGAATTTTGGCAGTCGAGACTAAAAATGCGGAAGAATCTCTTATTGAGGACtcacttaataattttataattaattgggatgaaaaaaatagcgTAAGTGATATTTCTAATAAATGTAATGATTTAGAGGGTAAATTATTAGACAgtagtgataattttttaaaaatttctgaaagtaACCGGGATGAGGTTTtagtaaataatgaaaatgagtcttcaattaattttccatcGCTAGAAATGAATGCTATCGATTGGCAAGATAACGGAgattttatctttaataataaattatcagcgAAAGATAACAATGAGATCAAGTGGGAAACAAAAGATACAGAATCATCAGACAAAGAAGTAACTGTAAATGTAaacattgataataaaaattcagcaGTAACGGATTCAATGAGCCCGTCAAATATTGATAGTAAAATTCTCACGGAAACTTGTTTGTCTACACAAgattttattgagaataaaacaattaaaaataatagcactgaagatttattaatagagTGTAGTAGCAACGAGACTGTTAGCCTTTATCGAGAAAATAGTAATGAGGAATCATTGACCGGCAGCAGCCGCCAGCAAGAGcaacaagtaaaaaattctttactgCTGACtgaattaaatcattttaatgcCATTGATTCACCAGATCCCGAGACTCTGGTCAATGCTCAAGAAACAAATTCTCAGATAACCggcataaatttaattcaatgcGTGGAACAATTCACTGATACCGTTGTTGCTGATGATAATTGGGAGTCAGGCATTCAAAATTCAACCGATTCCGCGGGAATTATTCTCGGCGACTCACCGGCTACTGATACTAACGACTTaactattaacaataataattattgtaatttatttactgaactAACAAGTAATTTAGGCGGTTCTGAGAGTAGCATGACACTTTCTACCCTATTAGTTGACCAATCACCAGTTTGCCGCGACAATTTCAGCCACGATTTAACAAATGCATGCAat ACTGAGAGTTCAGAGGAGGTGATAACTACTAGCACAATAACCTCGACGACGACAAAAAGTTcagctaaaataaaaaagaaaaagatcgAGGGTGTCATTGGTAATAGCGATGTTACATCCCAGTCTCCACCTCAGTCATCAATCAATACGTCGCGCactaaaaaagttaaaaaaagtaaaaaaaagagtgACCTCGAAAAGGAAAACATTTCAGTG AATATTAATACTGGAGACCTGAGCATGCACAACAATAATAGCCATCATAATTACCACAATTCCGTATCTTCCGCGGAGGAGTGTATTTTAGACCAGGATGATTTTTCAAACGTTAACGTCAAAACTCTC ACACAATGTTACACATTGGAAAGTACTAAGTGCAAAGAGCTGACGAAATTCAATAAGGAAACAATCGAGACCGGAGTATCCATTAAACAGTTG aaGTCGAGTTTCAACAAGTTTGATGCCCTTACTAAAAAATCAGTCCTTCACACCCGCTCCTCCATTGatacg GCGGGACAAAATGGTGGGTGTGATGCGAACCCGAATTGCCGCAGCTGTGGCAAGGTTGTGTTTCAAATGGAGCAGACAAAGGCCGAGGGTTTAATATGGCATAAAAATTGCTTCCGATGCATTCAGTGCAGTAAGCAACTTAATGTCGACAATTACGAAAGCCACGAGTGTACGCTCTACTGCAAACCACATTTTAAGGAGTTATTTCAACCGAAACCTGTCGACGACTCGAATCGCTCTC CATGTCCGCAAAAACCGGAGATGATTATTAGAGAGAATCATCCAAAAGAATTGCCACCTGACGTTGTTagag cttCTGATAAACCGGATCTTGGACTAGAAGAACTGTCGTCACTGAACGTAAAATCACGCTTTCAAGTGTTCGAGAAATCATCAACAAACGAACAAATGAATGACATTGAAAAATCAGCGTCACTAATTTCGGTTAAAAGATCACCGAGTATTTTAAGTAAACTTGCTAA ATTCCAGGCCAAAGGCATGGACATTGGAGTAGCAGATGAATCATTGAACGGGATTCCGTATGAAGAATCAAGTGAAagcgaagaagaagaagacaaTGAGGAAGACGAAGAAGGTGATGCAGACATagttaaatctaaaaaatcaaTACGCGAACGTCCGATAAGTTTTACTAAAATGGATGACATGAAAAATCGATGGGAAGTGACGAGTCAACAAGGCAGACGTGAATCACAGCGTGAAGCACGCAAAGAAGAAATTGCCGGCATACGGTCAAGACTCTTTatg GGCAAGCAGGGAAAAATGAAGGAATTGTACCAACAAGCAGTAGCTACTAGCGAACGTGtcacaaaaataaatccaGCTGATGAGATTCAGTGCACTACAGCTCACGCACGttcaataaaagaaaaatttgaacgtGGCGAGCCAATAACTTGTTCAAATGAAGATGAGGCTGATAGTAACAGCActagcaataaaataaaacaagaaaaacCAGACGAAGATGTTATTGCAGCtg GTATAAGTAGAAAATCtcgaagtttatttttggaattggATGCATCTGCGGCCAAAAGCGGAAGACCAATGACACCCGCAGCCGCTGTAGCCAATTCAAAGTCTCTCACTGATACATCAAGACGCGCTAGAGAT GTACGAGCAGATGACGTCGTACGTAGTACAGATACAACAGAAGAAATTCACGTCGAGACATCAGAcatctcaaataaatttaaattttttgagacGTATAAAGAAccagagaaagaaagaaagcaGTTCAGAATAACACCACCTCGCGATGGACAAGTTAAG gTGAATTCACCGGAACGTGAAATTTACCGCGATCCGGATGTAATACGAGCGGAGGACAAAGTAGACCAGCTAGTTCATACGgatacgacaaaaaaaatgctttcCATATTCAGACAGATGGAAGAGAAGGCCACGAAAGAAGATGTACCTGATGGACCAAAGCCGTTGAAACGTTTTACTCCACCACCGGAAGACAAATATGCTAAACTCACAGCCTCTGATACCGACGAAGAGGAGGACGGCGAGGAAGAGGAGGATGATGGGAATGATGATATCACTGAGGAAGAAAGAAGAAATCCTAATTATGTTAGAGCTTCTGATAAG ATGgaagatgaatttttaaaaaatgcacaaaATGCTGCTAATGCTAAAACACTTCGCGCCAAATTTGAACAATGGGAAGTAaacgacaaaaaaataaataatcataatactATTGTTGATGAAATGGAATTAATAAAAGCGACAAATGGCGACGGTGAACAAGCCAGTATAGAATCAACCAGAAGTCTTAAAGCGAGATTTGAGTCTCTCGGTACACCACAAGTTGCCGAGTCTCCACGTGCACCTAAAGTCAAGGTCAACAGATTCGTG TGA